From the genome of Lentilactobacillus buchneri, one region includes:
- the glpK gene encoding glycerol kinase GlpK, translated as MNDQQYIMSIDEGTTSTRAILFNNDGDIVGKAQREFHQYFPKSGWVEHDANEIWNAVQSVISEALINADVQPYKVRGIGVTNQRETTVIWDKNTGEPIYHAIVWQSKQTAALADQLKHDGYDDMIHEKTGLIIDSYFSATKIQWILDHVDGARQKAENGDLLFGTIDTWVLWKLTGGKVHATDYTNASRTMLFNIHTLTWDKDILDLLHIPESMLPEVRSSSEIYGYTAGYSFSGVQVPIAGIAGDQQAALFGQMALQRGMIKNTYGTGAFIVMNTGEEPTLSKRGLLTTIAYGINGKVNYALEGSIFVAGSAIQWLRDGMEMVKSSPDSEQMAIDAKSTDGVYVVPAFTGLGAPYWDQDARGAVFGLTRGTTKNQFVRATLESLAYQTRDVVDTMAAETGIDLKSLAVDGGAANNNYLMQFQADILGTPIQRASISETTALGAAYLAGLAVGFWDSIEEIRLTVKSRDAFEPQMDEQTRTKLYTGWQKAVQATIQYHPDED; from the coding sequence ATGAATGATCAGCAATACATAATGTCCATTGATGAGGGGACAACAAGTACCCGGGCAATATTGTTTAATAATGATGGTGATATCGTTGGTAAAGCACAACGGGAGTTCCACCAGTATTTTCCAAAATCTGGTTGGGTTGAACACGATGCCAATGAGATTTGGAATGCCGTTCAATCAGTGATCTCAGAAGCCTTGATTAATGCGGATGTCCAACCATACAAGGTTCGGGGAATTGGTGTGACCAACCAGCGGGAAACCACGGTCATTTGGGATAAAAATACCGGCGAGCCGATTTATCATGCCATTGTTTGGCAGTCCAAACAAACCGCTGCGTTAGCCGATCAGCTCAAGCACGATGGTTATGATGATATGATCCATGAAAAAACCGGCTTGATCATTGATTCCTACTTTTCCGCAACTAAGATTCAATGGATTTTGGATCATGTAGACGGCGCTCGCCAAAAGGCCGAAAATGGCGATTTATTGTTTGGAACCATTGATACCTGGGTCCTTTGGAAGTTGACCGGCGGCAAGGTTCATGCGACTGATTATACCAATGCCAGTCGGACGATGCTGTTTAACATTCACACGTTGACTTGGGACAAAGATATTTTGGACCTGCTGCACATTCCTGAAAGCATGCTGCCGGAAGTCCGCTCATCGTCAGAAATTTATGGTTATACAGCTGGTTATTCCTTCTCGGGTGTTCAGGTTCCGATTGCTGGAATTGCCGGTGACCAACAAGCAGCTTTGTTTGGCCAAATGGCGCTGCAGCGCGGGATGATCAAAAACACTTATGGAACCGGTGCCTTTATCGTCATGAATACCGGTGAGGAGCCGACACTTTCCAAGCGGGGACTGTTGACGACCATTGCATATGGAATCAACGGCAAAGTCAATTATGCCTTGGAAGGAAGTATTTTCGTCGCCGGTTCTGCCATTCAATGGCTTCGAGACGGAATGGAAATGGTTAAGTCATCCCCTGACTCGGAACAAATGGCGATTGATGCTAAAAGTACCGATGGCGTCTACGTCGTCCCAGCCTTTACCGGGTTGGGTGCGCCCTACTGGGATCAGGATGCCAGAGGGGCGGTCTTTGGCCTGACTCGTGGCACGACCAAAAATCAGTTTGTTCGAGCTACGCTTGAGTCATTAGCTTATCAAACCAGGGATGTTGTTGACACCATGGCAGCTGAAACCGGAATCGATTTGAAGTCGCTGGCAGTTGACGGTGGGGCAGCTAATAACAATTATCTCATGCAATTCCAAGCTGATATTTTGGGAACGCCAATTCAGCGGGCCTCAATTTCAGAAACCACCGCGCTGGGTGCAGCCTACCTAGCAGGCTTGGCAGTCGGCTTTTGGGATTCTATCGAAGAAATTCGCCTGACCGTTAAATCACGCGATGCTTTTGAACCGCAAATGGACGAGCAGACACGCACAAAACTGTATACCGGTTGGCAGAAGGCCGTCCAGGCAACGATTCAGTATCATCCCGACGAAGACTAA
- a CDS encoding Cof-type HAD-IIB family hydrolase, whose translation MITITKKLIALDLDGTTLNNDSLISAKTAETIRAAAEQGYIVSIVTGRPNRLSENFYDDLKLTTPMINFNGNLGILPHQQWNREYQYTIDKEIVTELLAKSKPLGLSLIAVEGRNMFLANQGLSSGFGFFPSTLATNQVLSRKSLKENPISITVQVEPELKQGLIDFVEHQFGDEVEVSPWGGPNPIVEIATKGVHKSTGLKFLADYYGILQKDIIAFGDEGNDLTMMQYAGTGVAMKNAIDKIKGQADEVTKFTNDEDGVAHYLQDRLDIAVGA comes from the coding sequence GTGATCACAATTACAAAGAAATTAATCGCCCTCGACTTGGACGGCACAACCTTAAATAACGATAGTCTAATCAGCGCCAAAACTGCCGAAACAATTCGGGCAGCTGCTGAGCAAGGATACATAGTCAGTATCGTAACCGGCCGTCCCAATAGACTCTCTGAAAATTTTTATGACGATTTAAAGCTAACGACGCCAATGATTAATTTCAATGGCAACCTTGGCATTTTACCACATCAACAGTGGAATCGTGAATACCAGTACACAATTGATAAAGAAATTGTGACTGAATTACTCGCAAAAAGCAAACCGCTCGGCCTGTCGTTGATTGCCGTTGAAGGCCGGAATATGTTTCTGGCCAACCAGGGATTAAGCAGTGGTTTCGGCTTCTTCCCCAGCACCTTGGCCACCAATCAGGTACTGAGTCGCAAAAGCCTAAAAGAAAACCCTATTAGTATCACAGTTCAAGTGGAACCCGAACTCAAGCAGGGGTTGATTGACTTCGTTGAACATCAATTTGGCGACGAGGTTGAAGTCTCCCCTTGGGGCGGCCCCAATCCAATTGTGGAAATCGCCACGAAAGGTGTCCATAAATCCACCGGCCTTAAATTTTTGGCCGATTACTATGGCATCCTGCAAAAAGACATTATTGCCTTTGGTGATGAAGGCAACGATTTGACCATGATGCAATACGCAGGCACCGGTGTCGCGATGAAAAACGCCATTGATAAAATCAAGGGCCAGGCCGATGAGGTCACGAAATTCACCAATGACGAAGATGGTGTTGCCCATTATCTCCAAGATCGACTGGACATTGCGGTTGGTGCTTAA
- a CDS encoding RsmB/NOP family class I SAM-dependent RNA methyltransferase: MNLPTDFVNKYQQLMGKSEAAQFIASFDEPTTPGFRLNPLKASQPIDLDLSEPTEHCQFGYHGQVSGKTVDHQSGAVYSQEPSAMYVGEVAHPNLGERVLDLCAAPGGKTTHLGSYLQNTGLLIANEIDSKRAKALVENVERFGMTNTIVTNTDPDHLAAQLPEFFDRILVDAPCSGEGMFRKDPDAVQYWSVDYPIECAARQRTILTQAVKNLKPGGELIYSTCTFAPEEDEQIIAWLVDTYGFEIQPIKKFAGMDDGQPDWADGNQDLTNCVRIFPHHFNGEGHFIAKLKKPANAENAKGPRRFRGISRNIEMPSKDQNQLFNQFAKATLKNVHFDKLVVFKDHLYSVPENTPNLSGIKIVRLGLEIGTFKKNRFEPSYGLALALHPNQVSQKITIDLADWQKYVHGDTFQVSPDLKKGWYLLVCQQQPVGFAKVVNGTAKNFFPKGLRFAM; encoded by the coding sequence ATGAACTTACCAACTGATTTTGTGAATAAGTATCAGCAATTAATGGGCAAATCAGAAGCCGCCCAGTTCATTGCCAGCTTTGACGAACCGACAACCCCGGGTTTTCGGCTTAATCCATTGAAAGCCAGTCAACCAATTGATTTGGACCTGAGTGAGCCCACGGAACACTGCCAATTTGGCTATCATGGTCAGGTCAGCGGCAAAACCGTCGATCATCAAAGTGGGGCGGTTTACAGTCAGGAACCCAGTGCGATGTATGTGGGTGAAGTTGCCCACCCCAACCTGGGAGAAAGGGTATTGGATTTGTGTGCGGCGCCTGGTGGTAAAACGACCCATCTTGGCAGCTATCTGCAAAATACCGGCCTGCTAATCGCTAACGAGATTGACAGCAAGCGTGCCAAAGCGTTGGTTGAAAACGTTGAGCGATTTGGCATGACCAATACGATTGTCACCAACACGGATCCGGACCATTTAGCAGCCCAATTACCGGAATTCTTCGATCGGATTTTGGTGGATGCTCCGTGTTCGGGAGAAGGGATGTTTCGAAAAGACCCGGACGCCGTCCAATACTGGTCTGTCGATTACCCAATTGAATGTGCGGCCCGTCAGCGGACAATTTTGACCCAGGCGGTTAAGAATCTAAAACCTGGCGGAGAATTGATTTACTCCACCTGTACCTTTGCCCCTGAAGAGGATGAGCAGATCATTGCCTGGCTGGTTGACACTTACGGATTTGAAATTCAACCGATTAAAAAATTTGCCGGAATGGATGACGGTCAACCAGATTGGGCTGATGGCAATCAGGATTTAACCAACTGTGTGCGTATCTTTCCACATCATTTTAACGGAGAAGGCCATTTTATTGCCAAATTGAAAAAGCCTGCCAACGCAGAAAACGCAAAAGGACCGCGTCGCTTCCGCGGCATCAGTCGAAATATTGAAATGCCCTCCAAAGATCAGAATCAATTGTTCAACCAGTTTGCCAAAGCAACCTTAAAGAACGTTCACTTTGACAAATTGGTGGTTTTCAAAGATCATCTTTACTCAGTACCGGAAAATACGCCGAACTTGTCTGGCATTAAAATTGTCCGACTTGGGTTGGAAATTGGCACTTTCAAAAAGAACCGCTTTGAACCTAGTTATGGCTTAGCCTTGGCACTGCATCCCAATCAAGTCAGTCAAAAAATCACTATAGACTTAGCGGATTGGCAAAAGTACGTGCATGGCGATACATTCCAAGTCTCACCAGATCTGAAAAAGGGGTGGTACCTCCTGGTTTGCCAGCAACAGCCAGTCGGCTTTGCCAAAGTTGTGAATGGTACGGCCAAGAATTTCTTCCCCAAGGGGCTGAGATTTGCGATGTAA
- the fni gene encoding type 2 isopentenyl-diphosphate Delta-isomerase has protein sequence MTSQHSHRKDEHVSLAEKFYQPVDNSFAGVRFVNASLPKYRLDDIDLTTQLGSLSLTTPFYIEAMSGGSPRTKEINRRLAVVAKACGLAMAVGSQSVGLSDPEVRDSFSIVRQTNPNGIVLANIGANHSVEDAQKAVEMIAADALELHINVAQELVMPEGDRGFHFIDNIQAIIANVGVPVIVKEVGFGMSQATISQLVDLGVKYVNVGGHGGTNFAAIENFRRSSKDMAYLTDWGLSTVESLFEARAFSDRLGIIAAGGVKSPLDVAKCLTLGASAVGVAGYWLHEIIHKSDNEIIDDVREWQYGLKTIMLMLNCRTVADLQRQRLILDPQLLSYLKQRKLAY, from the coding sequence ATGACTTCACAACATTCCCATCGTAAAGATGAACATGTGTCCCTGGCTGAAAAGTTCTACCAACCTGTCGACAACTCGTTTGCCGGCGTTCGCTTTGTGAATGCCAGTCTGCCCAAATATCGATTAGATGATATTGATTTAACCACTCAGCTTGGCTCCCTGTCGCTGACGACCCCTTTTTATATTGAAGCGATGTCTGGTGGCAGCCCCCGCACCAAAGAGATCAACCGGCGACTTGCTGTGGTGGCAAAAGCCTGTGGATTGGCGATGGCGGTCGGCTCTCAAAGCGTTGGGTTAAGTGATCCTGAGGTGCGCGATTCCTTCAGTATTGTCCGTCAAACCAATCCAAACGGAATTGTCTTGGCAAATATCGGTGCCAACCACAGCGTTGAAGATGCCCAAAAAGCCGTCGAGATGATCGCCGCCGATGCTTTGGAGTTGCACATCAACGTCGCCCAAGAGCTCGTCATGCCTGAAGGAGATCGGGGATTTCACTTTATTGACAATATTCAAGCAATTATTGCCAACGTCGGTGTCCCGGTCATTGTGAAAGAAGTTGGCTTTGGCATGAGCCAAGCAACTATTTCACAACTGGTTGACCTGGGAGTGAAGTATGTCAACGTCGGCGGGCATGGCGGGACCAATTTCGCTGCCATCGAGAACTTCCGCCGTTCCTCAAAAGACATGGCTTATTTGACGGATTGGGGACTGAGCACCGTTGAGTCTCTATTCGAAGCCCGCGCCTTTTCTGATCGGTTGGGCATTATTGCTGCCGGCGGTGTGAAATCACCGCTGGACGTGGCTAAATGCCTCACACTGGGTGCCTCAGCAGTTGGCGTTGCGGGTTACTGGCTTCATGAGATCATCCATAAAAGTGACAATGAAATTATTGACGATGTCAGAGAATGGCAGTACGGACTAAAAACAATCATGTTAATGCTGAACTGCCGAACCGTTGCTGACTTACAACGGCAAAGGTTGATCCTTGATCCACAATTATTGAGCTATTTAAAGCAAAGAAAATTAGCCTATTAA